The Prunus persica cultivar Lovell chromosome G7, Prunus_persica_NCBIv2, whole genome shotgun sequence genome has a segment encoding these proteins:
- the LOC18769986 gene encoding uncharacterized protein LOC18769986 → MNNKLKTAWIEDDKSRKACYRKRKICLLKKLNELTILCDVSAFLIIYGPEKDELVVWPSRPVVQELLEKFLRLPLADQCRKMLDQKAYLKERAAKIEEQIRKAKKKNHEMKMKDILHKIQEGKPLSEFETSDLVDFILFLEEKMLEIQERVELLEQHVPQGAGEKEKGKEIENNAVNIPRNENITGGICSSNNMGENEKSGFRLMGVDIKVGHLNVLEKKNVDLTDKLSAEQTRHEMRMSKMKESMSMLKSSLAKKENELNSSANAMHGRNEACFRLERKNVDITQSYNKLLVKFDSYYKVAEQSKSEFIINVYKLGYLDCKSGVALCHSIEDEEVKMFCLTCPLLKVSRSMLWTKRQPKSRWLMRLQLMNS, encoded by the exons ATGAATAACAAGCTGAAAACTGCATGGATAGAGGATGATAAGTCCAGGAAGGCCTGCTATAGAAAGAGGAAGATATGCTTGCTGAAGAAATTAAATGAGCTTACCATTTTATGTGACGTGTCTGCCTTTCTCATCATCTATGGCCCCGAAAAGGACGAGCTGGTCGTGTGGCCTTCCCGCCCGGTGGTGCAAGAACTGCTTGAAAAGTTCTTGAGGCTACCACTAGCAGACCAATGCAGAAAGATGCTGGATCAAAAGGCTTACCTCAAGGAGAGGGCAGCCAAAATAGAGGAGCAAATAAGAAAGGCTAAGAAAAAGAACCATGAGATGAAGATGAAAGACATCTTGCACAAAATTCAAGAAGGTAAGCCACTGAGTGAATTTGAAACTAGCGACCTAGttgatttcattttgtttttggaggaGAAGATGTTAGAGATCCAGGAACGGGTTGAGCTTTTGGAGCAGCATGTTCCACAAGGTGCTGgtgaaaaagagaaggggaaGGAGATTGAGAACAATGCTGTTAATATCCCTCGAAATGAGAATATTACTGGAGGCATCTGCAGCAGCAATAATAtgggagaaaatgaaaagagtGGCTTTAGACTGATGGGTGTTGATATTAAAGTGGGGCAT CTCAAtgtgttggagaagaagaatgttgATCTGACCGACAAGCTTTCGGCCGAGCAGACCCGTCATGAAATGAGGATGTCTAAAATGAAGGAGAGCATGTCCATGTTGAAAAGTTCCCTcgctaaaaaagaaaatgagctCAACTCTTCTGCTAATGCCATGCATGGTCGCAATGAGGCTTGCTTCCGTCTAGAACGCAAGAATGTCGACATAACCCAGAGTTACAACAAACTTCTGGTTAAGTTTGACTCATATTATAAAGTTGCTGAACAATCCAAATCTGAGTTCATTATCAACGTATACAAGTTAGGCTACTTGGACTGCAAGAGTGGGGTCGCTCTTTGTCATTccattgaagatgaagaagtcAAGATGTTCTGCCTGACATGCCCTCTACTCAAGGTGAGCAGATCAATGTTGTGGACAAAGAGGCAGCCAAAGAGTAGATGGCTGATGAGACTGCAGCTGATGAACTCGTAG
- the LOC18769088 gene encoding MADS-box protein SOC1 encodes MTRRKVKLAWIVNDAARKATFRKRRANLLKKLRELTILCDVNGLIIVYGPDSDEPVVWPERPVVQELLARFLSIPEFERWKKMTNQETYLKDSAAKIQEQIRKIQKKNNEMEMNYIMHQILKNGKPLDAFHARELTDLVFFMKDKMKEIEKRIETKEMDPNVPPCAPPHNDEWNATESLFNYLHKEKTKQMENIVGASSSVRSDMGLPEYTYFGSSVNPANGIGFPSVNFEGNYSYGGSDLGLPKQIHNIAGSSSSVRHYGTDLGMPHVNYGGSSTGGSEMRHDILPHYYGDNIVGNTGWGTRETNAGYGDRLGHLPQQLSVEGDKGSGLGLPAGLFGGNNGGSDAGLPYDVTKT; translated from the coding sequence ATGACAAGGAGAAAGGTGAAACTTGCATGGATTGTGAATGATGCTGCTAGGAAAGCCACCTTCAGAAAGAGGAGGGCAAACCTGTTGAAAAAACTGAGAGAGTTGACCATTTTATGTGATGTGAATGGCTTGATCATCGTTTATGGGCCCGATAGCGACGAGCCTGTTGTGTGGCCTGAACGCCCAGTGGTTCAAGAACTACTGGCAAGGTTTCTCAGCATACCGGAATTCGAGCGgtggaagaagatgacgaACCAAGAGACTTACCTCAAGGATAGTGCAGCCAAAATACAAGAACAAATAAGGAAGattcagaagaagaacaatGAGATGGAGATGAATTATATCATGCACCAGATTCTTAAAAATGGTAAGCCACTAGATGCATTTCACGCTAGAGAGCTAactgatttggttttttttatgaaggATAAGATGAAAGAGATCGAGAAACGGATCGAAACTAAAGAGATGGATCCTAATGTTCCACCATGTGCTCCTCCACATAATGATGAATGGAACGCTACAGAGTCTTTGTTTAATTATCTGCACAAGGAAAAGACGAAGCAAATGGAGAACATTGTTGGAGCTAGCAGTAGTGTGAGGAGTGATATGGGACTGCCCGAATATACCTATTTTGGTAGTTCTGTTAATCCTGCAAACGGGATAGGGTTTCCTAGCGTGAACTTTGAAGGCAATTACAGCTATGGCGGAAGTGATTTAGGGCTTCCCAAGCAAATTCATAACATTGCTGGTTCGAGTAGCAGTGTTAGGCATTATGGAACTGATTTGGGGATGCCTCACGTGAATTATGGAGGAAGTTCTACTGGTGGAAGTGAGATGAGGCATGACATCCTTCCACATTATTATGGGGATAATATTGTAGGCAATACTGGATGGGGTACTAGAGAAACCAATGCTGGATATGGTGATAGACTAGGGCATCTGCCCCAACAGCTGAGCGTCGAAGGTGATAAGGGAAGTGGATTAGGGTTGCCTGCTGGATTGTTTGGAGGTAACAACGGTGGAAGTGATGCAGGGCTTCCCTATGATGTtaccaaaacttga